From Polyodon spathula isolate WHYD16114869_AA chromosome 26, ASM1765450v1, whole genome shotgun sequence, one genomic window encodes:
- the LOC121300956 gene encoding stannin isoform X1 gives MRHCGGQGQSGTRERLFSVVVCVNKHPLGLDLHEKQERSFTVSHNNKNTFSGPVMSIVDHSPTTGVVTVIVILIAIAALGALILGCWCYLRLQRIGQSEDEESIVGEGETKEPFLLVQYSAKGPRVERKTKLTPNGTESHS, from the exons ATGAGGCATTGCGGAGGGCAGGGCCAATCTGGAACGAGAGAGAGACTTTTCTCAGTTGTTGTTTGCGTTAACAAACATCCCCTGGGTTTAGACCTTCACGAAAAGCAGGAGCGATCCTTCACCGTCtcccacaacaacaaaaacaca TTTTCCGGGCCGGTCATGTCGATTGTGGACCACAGCCCCACCACAGGCGTGGTCACTGTGATCGTGATCCTGATTGCCATCGCTGCGCTGGGGGCCTTGATACTGGGCTGCTGGTGCTACCTGCGGCTGCAGCGCATCGGCCAGTCCGAGGATGAGGAGAGCATCGTGGGGGAGGGGGAGACCAAGGAGCCCTTCCTGCTGGTGCAGTACTCTGCCAAGGGGCCGCGAGTGGAGAGGAAAACCAAGCTGACCCCCAACGGCACAGAGAGTCACAGTTAA
- the LOC121300956 gene encoding stannin isoform X2, translated as MSIVDHSPTTGVVTVIVILIAIAALGALILGCWCYLRLQRIGQSEDEESIVGEGETKEPFLLVQYSAKGPRVERKTKLTPNGTESHS; from the coding sequence ATGTCGATTGTGGACCACAGCCCCACCACAGGCGTGGTCACTGTGATCGTGATCCTGATTGCCATCGCTGCGCTGGGGGCCTTGATACTGGGCTGCTGGTGCTACCTGCGGCTGCAGCGCATCGGCCAGTCCGAGGATGAGGAGAGCATCGTGGGGGAGGGGGAGACCAAGGAGCCCTTCCTGCTGGTGCAGTACTCTGCCAAGGGGCCGCGAGTGGAGAGGAAAACCAAGCTGACCCCCAACGGCACAGAGAGTCACAGTTAA